The following proteins come from a genomic window of Triticum aestivum cultivar Chinese Spring chromosome 6A, IWGSC CS RefSeq v2.1, whole genome shotgun sequence:
- the LOC123128244 gene encoding DNA-directed RNA polymerases IV and V subunit 4 isoform X4, with the protein MANRGGKGSYPPSKSGAPNGRQNNSNDVIHLSDSDSDSDSDDFFEEEAPPTHSKSNGKASSDSLKTGGKASSFSNGSKGGKAFSAGKGGKGSASNAKPAMSDAELKLQLDMPPNSILLSNCEAAEMLQKIQGHMAILSEDPTIKIPESFDKAFQYAKEGNHFTSAKSVKEILEPLKDYGVNDGEICMIANIGPETIEEVYALIPSLKATRSINEGKIVEALAALANIKVSK; encoded by the exons ATGGCGAACAGGGGAGGGAAAGGGTCCTACCCCCCGTCCAAGTCAG GAGCACCGAACGGAAGGCAGAACAATTCTAATGATGTTATTCACCTTTCTGATTCCgattctgattctgattctgatg ATTTTTTCGAAGAAGAGGCTCCCCCCACACACTCCAAGTCAAATGGGAAAGCTTCATCTGATAGCCTAAAAACTGGTGGAAAGGCTTCATCCTTTTCTAATG GTAGCAAAGGAGGGAAGGCATTTAGTGCTGGGAAAGGCGGGAAGGGCTCCGCATCAAATGCAAAGCCTGCAATGTCTGATGCAGAACTAAAGCTTCAGCTTG ATATGCCTCCAAATTCTATATTGTTATCGAACTGTGAAGCAGCAGAAATGTTGCAGAAAATTCAAGGACATATGGCTATCTTATCAGAGGATCCGACTATAAAAATTCCCGA GTCGTTTGACAAGGCCTTTCAATATGCAAAAGAAGGAAATCACTTCACCTCTGCGAAGTCGGTGAAAGAAATTCTGGA ACCTCTTAAAGACTATGGTGTTAATGATGGCGAG ATATGCATGATAGCGAACATTGGGCCTGAGACCATCGAAGAGGTTTATGCACTGATACCGTCTCTCAAG GCTACTAGGTCCATCAATGAAGGCAAGATCGTGGAGGCTCTTGCTGCCCTCGCTAACATAAAAGTCTCCAAGTGA
- the LOC123128244 gene encoding DNA-directed RNA polymerases IV and V subunit 4 isoform X3, translating into MANRGGKGSYPPSKSGAPNGRQNNSNDVIHLSDSDSDSDSDDFFEEEAPPTHSKSNGKASSDSLKTGGKASSFSNGEGSKGGKAFSAGKGGKGSASNAKPAMSDAELKLQLDMPPNSILLSNCEAAEMLQKIQGHMAILSEDPTIKIPESFDKAFQYAKEGNHFTSAKSVKEILEPLKDYGVNDGEICMIANIGPETIEEVYALIPSLKATRSINEGKIVEALAALANIKVSK; encoded by the exons ATGGCGAACAGGGGAGGGAAAGGGTCCTACCCCCCGTCCAAGTCAG GAGCACCGAACGGAAGGCAGAACAATTCTAATGATGTTATTCACCTTTCTGATTCCgattctgattctgattctgatg ATTTTTTCGAAGAAGAGGCTCCCCCCACACACTCCAAGTCAAATGGGAAAGCTTCATCTGATAGCCTAAAAACTGGTGGAAAGGCTTCATCCTTTTCTAATG GAGAAGGTAGCAAAGGAGGGAAGGCATTTAGTGCTGGGAAAGGCGGGAAGGGCTCCGCATCAAATGCAAAGCCTGCAATGTCTGATGCAGAACTAAAGCTTCAGCTTG ATATGCCTCCAAATTCTATATTGTTATCGAACTGTGAAGCAGCAGAAATGTTGCAGAAAATTCAAGGACATATGGCTATCTTATCAGAGGATCCGACTATAAAAATTCCCGA GTCGTTTGACAAGGCCTTTCAATATGCAAAAGAAGGAAATCACTTCACCTCTGCGAAGTCGGTGAAAGAAATTCTGGA ACCTCTTAAAGACTATGGTGTTAATGATGGCGAG ATATGCATGATAGCGAACATTGGGCCTGAGACCATCGAAGAGGTTTATGCACTGATACCGTCTCTCAAG GCTACTAGGTCCATCAATGAAGGCAAGATCGTGGAGGCTCTTGCTGCCCTCGCTAACATAAAAGTCTCCAAGTGA
- the LOC123128244 gene encoding uncharacterized protein isoform X2, with translation MAPPARNLNPNPNTNNPDLPSDMGILFGSPPTAAPTFPAAIGPPPPFSPYSHPSATSPFHGGPYLHHTQDLHPPMPRPPISFPMHRPAISFPMHRYFSTPDLNANPSAALPGSYLHYPQDLRYLNSYRQDLNLSVNLRAALGRLQDRQSPMASSGNSIHTLNPNTNLNLSANPSAASHGRYHQNAQDIRHSMPRPVISFTMPNRSDNPRTVAGAKPEQNKGAPNGRQNNSNDVIHLSDSDSDSDSDDFFEEEAPPTHSKSNGKASSDSLKTGGKASSFSNGSKGGKAFSAGKGGKGSASNAKPAMSDAELKLQLDMPPNSILLSNCEAAEMLQKIQGHMAILSEDPTIKIPESFDKAFQYAKEGNHFTSAKSVKEILEPLKDYGVNDGEICMIANIGPETIEEVYALIPSLKATRSINEGKIVEALAALANIKVSK, from the exons atggCGCCTCCAGCCAGAAACCTTAACCCTAATCCGAACACTAACAACCCCGATCTTCCCTCCGACATGGGTATTCTCTTCGGTTCGCCTCCTACCGCTGCGCCCACGTTCCCTGCCGCCATCGGCCCGCCGCCGCCGTTCAGCCCTTACTCCCACCCCTCGGCCACCTCTCCCTTTCACGGCGGCCCCTACCTCCACCACACGCAGGATCTTCATCCCCCTATGCCCCGCCCACCCATCTCCTTCCCCATGCACCGCCCAGCCATCTCCTTCCCCATGCACCGCTACTTCTCCACTCCAGATCTAAatgcaaaccctagcgccgccttgCCCGGCAGCTACCTTCACTACCCGCAGGATCTCCGATACCTCAACTCCTACAGGCAAGACCTGAACCTGAGTGTTAACCTCAGAGCCGCCTTGGGCCGCCTGCAGGATCGCCAATCTCCCATGGCCAGCTCAGGCAACTCCATCCACACACTTAACCCAAACACAAACCTGAACCTGAGCGCCAACCCCAGCGCGGCTTCGCACGGCCGCTACCATCAGAACGCGCAGGATATTCGACATTCCATGCCCCGCCCAGTAATATCCTTTACCATGCCAAACCGGAGCGACAACCCCCGCACCGTTGCAGGTGCCAAACCTGAACAGAATAAAG GAGCACCGAACGGAAGGCAGAACAATTCTAATGATGTTATTCACCTTTCTGATTCCgattctgattctgattctgatg ATTTTTTCGAAGAAGAGGCTCCCCCCACACACTCCAAGTCAAATGGGAAAGCTTCATCTGATAGCCTAAAAACTGGTGGAAAGGCTTCATCCTTTTCTAATG GTAGCAAAGGAGGGAAGGCATTTAGTGCTGGGAAAGGCGGGAAGGGCTCCGCATCAAATGCAAAGCCTGCAATGTCTGATGCAGAACTAAAGCTTCAGCTTG ATATGCCTCCAAATTCTATATTGTTATCGAACTGTGAAGCAGCAGAAATGTTGCAGAAAATTCAAGGACATATGGCTATCTTATCAGAGGATCCGACTATAAAAATTCCCGA GTCGTTTGACAAGGCCTTTCAATATGCAAAAGAAGGAAATCACTTCACCTCTGCGAAGTCGGTGAAAGAAATTCTGGA ACCTCTTAAAGACTATGGTGTTAATGATGGCGAG ATATGCATGATAGCGAACATTGGGCCTGAGACCATCGAAGAGGTTTATGCACTGATACCGTCTCTCAAG GCTACTAGGTCCATCAATGAAGGCAAGATCGTGGAGGCTCTTGCTGCCCTCGCTAACATAAAAGTCTCCAAGTGA
- the LOC123128244 gene encoding uncharacterized protein isoform X1, producing MAPPARNLNPNPNTNNPDLPSDMGILFGSPPTAAPTFPAAIGPPPPFSPYSHPSATSPFHGGPYLHHTQDLHPPMPRPPISFPMHRPAISFPMHRYFSTPDLNANPSAALPGSYLHYPQDLRYLNSYRQDLNLSVNLRAALGRLQDRQSPMASSGNSIHTLNPNTNLNLSANPSAASHGRYHQNAQDIRHSMPRPVISFTMPNRSDNPRTVAGAKPEQNKGAPNGRQNNSNDVIHLSDSDSDSDSDDFFEEEAPPTHSKSNGKASSDSLKTGGKASSFSNGEGSKGGKAFSAGKGGKGSASNAKPAMSDAELKLQLDMPPNSILLSNCEAAEMLQKIQGHMAILSEDPTIKIPESFDKAFQYAKEGNHFTSAKSVKEILEPLKDYGVNDGEICMIANIGPETIEEVYALIPSLKATRSINEGKIVEALAALANIKVSK from the exons atggCGCCTCCAGCCAGAAACCTTAACCCTAATCCGAACACTAACAACCCCGATCTTCCCTCCGACATGGGTATTCTCTTCGGTTCGCCTCCTACCGCTGCGCCCACGTTCCCTGCCGCCATCGGCCCGCCGCCGCCGTTCAGCCCTTACTCCCACCCCTCGGCCACCTCTCCCTTTCACGGCGGCCCCTACCTCCACCACACGCAGGATCTTCATCCCCCTATGCCCCGCCCACCCATCTCCTTCCCCATGCACCGCCCAGCCATCTCCTTCCCCATGCACCGCTACTTCTCCACTCCAGATCTAAatgcaaaccctagcgccgccttgCCCGGCAGCTACCTTCACTACCCGCAGGATCTCCGATACCTCAACTCCTACAGGCAAGACCTGAACCTGAGTGTTAACCTCAGAGCCGCCTTGGGCCGCCTGCAGGATCGCCAATCTCCCATGGCCAGCTCAGGCAACTCCATCCACACACTTAACCCAAACACAAACCTGAACCTGAGCGCCAACCCCAGCGCGGCTTCGCACGGCCGCTACCATCAGAACGCGCAGGATATTCGACATTCCATGCCCCGCCCAGTAATATCCTTTACCATGCCAAACCGGAGCGACAACCCCCGCACCGTTGCAGGTGCCAAACCTGAACAGAATAAAG GAGCACCGAACGGAAGGCAGAACAATTCTAATGATGTTATTCACCTTTCTGATTCCgattctgattctgattctgatg ATTTTTTCGAAGAAGAGGCTCCCCCCACACACTCCAAGTCAAATGGGAAAGCTTCATCTGATAGCCTAAAAACTGGTGGAAAGGCTTCATCCTTTTCTAATG GAGAAGGTAGCAAAGGAGGGAAGGCATTTAGTGCTGGGAAAGGCGGGAAGGGCTCCGCATCAAATGCAAAGCCTGCAATGTCTGATGCAGAACTAAAGCTTCAGCTTG ATATGCCTCCAAATTCTATATTGTTATCGAACTGTGAAGCAGCAGAAATGTTGCAGAAAATTCAAGGACATATGGCTATCTTATCAGAGGATCCGACTATAAAAATTCCCGA GTCGTTTGACAAGGCCTTTCAATATGCAAAAGAAGGAAATCACTTCACCTCTGCGAAGTCGGTGAAAGAAATTCTGGA ACCTCTTAAAGACTATGGTGTTAATGATGGCGAG ATATGCATGATAGCGAACATTGGGCCTGAGACCATCGAAGAGGTTTATGCACTGATACCGTCTCTCAAG GCTACTAGGTCCATCAATGAAGGCAAGATCGTGGAGGCTCTTGCTGCCCTCGCTAACATAAAAGTCTCCAAGTGA